The DNA segment CTGGGGGAGGATCCAGTGTGTGGGAGAACATTATTGCAGTGGTGAGAACACTTCCTGTGCAGCTAACAGAAGCTCTGAGATCATTTCCTGCTGTCCTTTCCCCACCTCCCCCCGCCAGGAGACCTACAGTCTGAGGGGTGCACCAGATTCGTTCACCAGCATCAGTTTATTCAAGTCGATGGTTGATTACTTTTGACTGACGCCAGATCAGGGACCACTGAGGGATGTCAGTATTCTGGTTCTGATTCGGACCCGCCCGGCTGCAGTGAACATGAGTCACCCCTCCTTCCTGCCTCACAATGACTTGACCCCAGCACAACGCCCAGTCAGggtggagaaaacaaacaagctcCAGATGGGATTTATTCTCATTTAAAGGAAAACTTGCCCTGAAATATCACCAAACTGGCTGGATCCCAcgtcatccttccatccatcatccatccattatccaaaAACCAGAGCTGTGCTCTTAAAATGTTGTCACATTGTTCTCAGCCTGACACAAACCCCACtgtgcttctatctttgtgaggactatAATAGGTGTAATGCTTCCTCAAATCTAACCTTAACCATAAAACCAgttcttaaccctcaaacagacctTTGAGGATGTGGGGACCAATCAAAATGCCCAAAAAACCTCATCATGTCGCAGGGACCAGAACACACAATCACTCTCTCTTCCTGTAGAGAAAGCCAGCAGCATCTGTCAGGAAGTGGCTTCTCTTCAAACGGCAGCGCTATGAACAAGCAGGAAAACTCCCTGATTGGATAACGGATGTGCTTAGCCCCACCCTCTTCCTAAAGTGccagaaagaggaggtgaaacaGACATGGATGCGTTCACACTGCACCTCTGAAGTAAAACTTAGGTGTTAAGTCATCATTCAGAAGCCTGTGTGCTCAATGTGACATCACGGGTGATAGTATCACTAGCCTGTAAACTCAGAAGTGTGTCTAAGGGAATATTGGCACGTTTTCTTCGGTGCATATATGAGCTTGTGCTTCTGCTCTAACAGGACGGTCACCCTGACAGGCTGCAGTGTGGACTGGAAGTCTCCGGACGCCTGTTCATCCTGAACCTGGAGAAGAATCGGTGAGTTTACCTGAGCCTTCCCCAATGCGTCGCACAGGTGAACAGTGTCGTACAAGCTGTCGTCTCTTCACAGTGACCTGCTGCCCAACCCCCCAAATATCTTCTATTATCTGCCCAACGGTACAGGAGTGTCTGTGAGGGCAGGTCCTGTGGTGAGTCAGTCACTGCACCGCCATCAGCCACCACCTCCCACTCTTCTagctgtaatgtgtgtgtgtgtctgtgtgtgtgtgtgtgagcagacccACTGTTATTACCATGGCAGTGTGCTTGGATTTCCTGAATCCAGAGTGGCTGTCAGTACCTGCTCTGGACTTCGGTAAGTCACCTGATTGTGTGTGTACCGTCAGAAAACATCCCATCCAGGTCACCTTCGTCATTATCACAATATCCTGCTGGATTTGTGTAAATCTGAAACAAATTGAAAGGGAAAGGGAGAGATGCCTTTAATCTGTCATGAGATCATCCTTGTGTTGGGTgagggggaggaaagggaagagaggaagaggaggaggtttagggtgaggaggaggaggaaggctcCCATGTGGTGCACTggtgaggaggagtgaggaaTCTGCTGCATTGAGTTTAGGATCAGGTTGATCACATGATGGTAGGAGGTTACAGGAAGTTGATGGGAAAATATAAATGTGATCAAATCACTGCTGATTCATTCTTGTGATGTTAAGTAACAAGCTAATTTCTCTTAGTTTCAGACTGGGAACGACCCACTGCTCCCGGTTTGATTGTCTCATCTGTAGTTTCCTCTTTCAGCGGCGTGGTCACCATTAACTCCTCCCTGGCCTTTGAGGTGCAGCCTCTGGAGGACTATAACCACCCACAGGAAGACGTGGGGGAAGTAGGAGGTGGGAGTGGAGGAGGGTCAGACCAAGACCTCCACCTTCTGTTCTCCACAGACACTTCTGAGGGCAATGGAGCCAGAAGCTGTGGGGTCTCTCACGCCGCTGTCCCACCCAtccacagctcctcacacatgCGCAGGGTGAGCTAGGACTCCAACTACCATGATGCACTTCACCCACAGAGATTTCATgtcttttctgtgtttcagaGTAAACGAGACATCCTGTCTGAGACCAAGTACATTGAGCTGGTGCTGGTGGCTGATCACCAGGAGGTCAGTGAAAGCACCACTGCTAATGCCAACAAAAATGATCTCCTCACAAATATCAacaatttctttatttacattttttcaaaCGGGTCCCAACCTCACCAGGGGGTTGCATCCTTGGTTACCCACAATGTTAAGATGGAGCTAAAAAAGAGCTTTCAAAGCATGAAGGAACAGTACTGGGTGGGCTCCTGGTGGCTGGTTAGCATATATGTCTGCTTTATGTTAGCAACCAGCCCCAGCTCCTTCCTTTCAGGTGTATTCTTGGCTCAAAGTGAGGGACTTGAAATGCCCCACCGAGCGGTGCAATTACAGGCGTAAATGTGTTTCTAATCATgtgttttcttcagtttctgAATTTTCAGAGGAACAACAAAACCATAATTTACCGCTTGCTGGATGTGGCCAATCAGGTCGACTGGGTGAGTGCACACAGAGAGGCCACGCCTCCCATTAAGCTGTTcccaccacagaggaagagccaCCTTTCCTCTGTGTTCCAGTACTACCGTCCCCTGAATGTGCGTGTGGCGTTGACTGGTATGGAGATCTGGAGTGACCAGGATAAGATCAGCGTGGAGAAGAACCCCACGAGCACCCTCAACAACTTCCTGGAATGGCGAACCAGAGACCTGCTACCCCGATTTCGCCATGACAACGCCCAGCTCATCATGTAGGAGCACCACCGCCATCAATAATAGGATTTCAGATGTTGCCCTTTCTCCCATCAGTTCATCCTTTGGTTCCCGCAGGGGGGGGTCTTTCGACGGCACCACGGTGGGGATGGCGTCCCAGTCGTCCATGTGCTCCAGAGACCGCTCCGGTGGCGTCAGTGTGGTGAGTGGGTGTGTTTAACTGGGAGGAACAGTCGAGCCGCTTTGATAACGACAAGACGATTCCGCCAGGACCACCTGGTCAGCGTGTTAGGCGTGGCCTCGACCATCGCCCATGAGCTTGGCCACAACCTGGGGATGAGTCACGACACCGCTGAGCGCCGCTGCGCCTGTCAGAACGAGCCGCGTCTTGGAGGATGCATCATGGAGCCGTCGACCGGGTCAGTATCCGAGCAGCCAGGCCAGAGCTGAGTCTATGTTCCCTTTATGAACGTTGGCGTCGCAGCGCTGGTGCAGGAGGAGCACGCCGCCGCTTATGGTTGAAGCcatgtgaccatgtgaccaTGTGACCTGCCGCCTCCCTCAGATTCCTGCCGGGTCAgcagttcagcagctgcagtgcCGCAGATTTGTCCGTCAGCCTGCTGCACGGCGGCGGGATGTGTCTGTTCAACATGCCCCGGCCAGAGCGCCTGCTGGGGGGGCCGCGCTGTGGGAACCTGTACGTGGAGAAGGGAGAGCAGTGCGACTGCGGCCTGATACAGGTGACTCACCTGTGAAAAGCAACTGTGTGCCACCGACAGGTGTGGCGGACTGTTGTCATGACGCTGCTCTCTGATTGCTCAGGACTGCAAGGACCCGTGCTGTAACGCCTCCACCTGTCAGCTGGTTCCTGGAGCGCAGTGCTCCTCTGACGGGATCTGCTGTCACAACTGCAAGGTTGGAGCTCCTCGCGCctcctgctgaggtcgacttcACTTCAGTGTCTcaccctcctcctttcctcccccagTTGCGTCTGGCGGGCTCAGTGTGTCGTCAGCCTCTCGGTGAATGTGACCTCCCCGAGTTCTGCACAGGCACCTCCCCGCACTGCCCCCCCAACGTCTTTCTCCAGAACGGAGAACCCTGCCAGAGCAGCACCTCCTTCTGCCACGGGGGCGTCTGTGCCAACATGAACACGCAGTGCCAAATGTTGTGGGGCCCCAGTAAGTTCCACCCGTGTCAAATGGTAATTGTGGCCCACCACCTGATGACTGGTCTCAAACCAGTTACGCTCTCCGTGTCTGCAGATGCCACCAGCGCTCCAGATGTCTGCTTTTCATCAGTCaacaaacaaggaaacaaaTACGGCAACTGCGGTCAGCTGACTAATGGCTCCTACATCCCCTGTGCAGCTGCGTGAGTGTGCAGACTGTTTACAGGCGATGCAGGGAGGACGCGGACACAGACAGATCACGGCTCTGCTGGCTGCCTTACAGGGACGTTCACTGTGGGAGGATCCAGTGCCGGGGAGGAAGAgagcgccctctgctgggcACTAATGCAGAGatcctcaccaccaccttcaaccACACCAGCCTGGTCTGCAGAGGAACCTTCTTCCACTTGGCTGACGACGTCTCTGACCCGGCCACGGTAGCCCAGGGTACCACCTGTGGCCCTGGAAAAGTGGGTAGCACCTCTGCAGACTTGCAAACAAGAGAAGAGACGCAGAAAGCAAAGTAAAGCCAAGTGATTGACAGTTGGACATGAcgggtgtgtctgtgtttcaggcCTGTCTGGACCAGAAGTGCACGGACGTGTCGGTGTTTGGGGTGGACGACTGTCGCAGCAAGTGTCACCATCACGGGGTGAGTGACTTCATCCGTCCTGGCCCCGCCAGCGCAGCATTCTGATTGGTTGATTGTTCCTGACTCTTTCAGGTGTGTAACAGTAACAGGAACTGTCACTGTGATGTGGGCTGGGCTCCACCTGACTGCAGGTCCTCGGGTCTGGGAGGCAGCGTGGACAGTGGGCcggccacagcagctgcaggtgtgtgtgtgtgtgtgtgtgtgtgtgtgtgtgtgtgtgtgtgtgtgtgtgtgtgtgtgtgtgtgtgtgtgtgtgtgttcaggctgtgTCTGGTTTGGGCCCTGCGGCTGATTCAGTTTAAAATTGTGTaaatgttctgtgtgttttgattTGGGCAGTTATTGACGAcgataaaacatttattaacgataataaaacatttattaaccataataaaacatttattaaccATAATAAAACGTGTTTCATCTTGCATGTGTCTAACCGCACAACTTGTGTGAATGCGCCCTCTCTCCAGAGTCGGACCCAGTCCGAGCGGCTCTGCTCGTCATCTTCTTCCTGGTCCTTCCTCTCGTCCTGTTCTTCCTCGTCCTTCGGCTCCCTCGAGTCCGACGGCAGCTCGCCTTCATCACAGCCAACAGTCTGATGCACAAAAGCAGACGACACAACCGGTAACGCACACactgcacatctgtgtgtgtgtgtgtgtgtgtgtgtgtgtgcgtgcgtgtgtgttaatCACTTATTTGCCCTTCCTGTCAGAACGGCATCAGGGCAGCGAGCAGACGGTAGAAATGGAGAACAGGTGCACCCTCTGCGATACCACCTGAACCCACCCACAGACATTGCACTGAGCCCACCGCATAAAGAGGTAACCATAGCAACTACACCCAACCCCAGGTCCTGACTCCACCCACCAGCAGCCGTTCCTGTTTTAGAGGGTTGAGTCAAAGATGCCTGTAATCATTGGTTTTATTCCACATTTTCCATgtggttttattgtgaaagaaacaggaagtgttgcttTCATGcgtctcctggcctgctcctcctTTGCATGCCTGCTGTTATGCTGCATCTGcatcctctttctctccagCAGGTTCACCAAAGACCTGCTCCTCCCACTAAGCCACTCCCCCCTGACCCCGCCctaaccccccctccacaggtAAAGTGTGCTGAggtctgtgtgttgtgtgtacCGTTGTGCTGATCCGGACTTGCGTCCTCTGAAGTCCAGTCaggagcagtttttttttttcttggttcTGATTCGGGGATCAGTTCTGTGAGGGTCCGTTTAAATTCTTGCCATTTGTGTTTCTGGTGTCAGACGTGTGAATGTTGTGACACTAAACGAAGGGTAAAGCGCTGTGCATGTGCACATCTGTTTACTTTGATTTCTGTTAAACAgcatcctgcccccccccaccaagccTCTTCCCCCCGATCCCTGTGCTCAGGTACGGTTCTGACCCGGACCCATCCTGTTCATAGCAGTGTGAGTGGAGTCAGCCTTTATGACAAAGCACAGATGAAGGTGGATTTTGCTATTTGGCTTTGCTATTTCATTCCAAATAGGTATCTTTGTTGTCTTTATGTGGTTAACGTGCACCTCTGTGACCTAACACAAGGCTGACTCCTCCCACGTGTAGCTGACCAGTGTTGTGTGGTTGTATCGGGTCgcagtgccccctgctggtaggagGGGGTATGACCTCAGCTTGGTTTCAATAACATCCCAAAACTATTGAATGTAAAGGAGTGAATACGGGTCATTTAACTAAACTAATCATTAGTTAATGATATCAGTATGTATTAATAGGTTCATATAAATTTTGTTGCATGTTTTGAACCAAATTGGAAACAATTAACTATAGCAAATAACATAACACATAGACCAAATCAGTAAACATGATTATATAATACGTGGGAAATGTCTATTTtttagatttgttttattttaaatttttttagaATGTCCTTCCATCTTGGCCCGGCCCCTGTGATATCTCTCCCAGCATTTTAAACAACAGACATGTTAACGTCACTGTTATTACGGCAACCAACTCCACCATATTGTTAACAGCAGCTTCTAATTAAAACGCCCCAGGATTAAAGCTTGGCAGCTTCTGACCATTGCAAAACAAAATCGATAAAGAAGCAAAAAGCAACAATCTGGTGTAAACAGGGTGAAAGGTTTGTCCTCCACAGCTGCACAAACCCACCAAAACACCCTCCAGTCGCCACATTTGCTCCTCTGACATGACACACTGGATCTAAACCATCATCTTCAGGCTGCAGGTTGGATAAATTCCTGTTCACGTTAACTTATTGTCATTGACTGGCTGagttctctctcacactcacactctgaAAATTAGCCTTTAGGTTTTGTGTAGGACGTGTGAATTTAAACACTCTTTAATTATAATTAGTCGCCTTCTATTGGCCAACCGCCAATGGCTTCAGTTGACGAACTCGCCTCTGAGGTGGAGCTAGCTTGGCGCTAACAGCATACTTGCTAACCGCTGCATGGCTTCCTTATGGACAGGACAGCGCAGCGGAAGTGCTGTGATTGTCGTTAGCATGTTCTGTTGCTTCATGTTTACTGTGGAAGGAAACATGTCAAGATAACAGGAAAGCTAATAGCATTCTGCCTCTTCTCATAAAACTGGGACtaactgcagctgctggtgactCGACCAGCTCCACCcaccaagcccctcccccctgaTCCTGTCAAACCTGCACAGGTACAGCACAGCCACGTTTTGGCCTCCATTAGCATGTAGCTTACATGTGCTTTGCATGtaaaaatagctaaatagcCTTTTCTACAGTGAGTTTTAGTTTATGATGAAAGCTCGAGACAACACGTGTATGGACATACACACAGTCTCcatctcacatgcacacacacacacacacacacacacacagatgatatTTTTGCTAACACTTTTGATTTCACCTTTCAGTTGTCTCAACCATCTCAACCCAGACCTGTGGTGCCCATTAAGCCCTGCCAACTGCCTCCACTGTCCCACCCCCACGTCCCACCTGGCCCCAGCCACCCCACCACCAAACcatccctccaggctgtggcctctgctgctcccatcAGGTACGACCGTTTATTATCCGGGGTTTGAGAAAATCTGGGCTGTTTTTATGTCAAATCTGCTCTACCTGTCCACAGACGTCCTCCCGTCCCTCCCATTCGTCCCAACAACCCTTGGAAAGTGGACAAGTCTTTCGTTTAGCTCAAGAGTCAGCTAATCGTTAAAAGATAATGAAGGTGGGACCAAGTTCGTCATCGTGTGTGGAGTGAACGCTGGTGCCTTTTTGACCAGATGAGGACGTGGTGGATATTTTTTACGTtgggttgtcatggagaccaGCTgcacctttttaaatgttaacaaGGATTTATGAGTCTCAAACAAAAACTTCTAAATGTTGGGGACATTGACTAAATTTtgcgtttcctcttcctccacgaATGCTGgagcagatttttatttttatactctGGAACCTTTGAAAGTCAGGATGCACCAACAAGGAAATGAAGTTCTGGTGTCGATCCCCCACACACAACCAAACCCTGACGGACCGATCTCACTGATCCATCGGTTCATTTTCTGCCTTGTGTCTCGTTTTTGCTGCCTGTTACAAGTTTCTTTGTCAGAAAAGTTCACAGTCCATATTCAAGCTTGAATAAAACATCTCTGCTGAAGGCTTTGGAGTTGAGGCTCTGGTGCCACAGGTCCAGAACCAGTGGGAAGGTCTGAAAATAGTCGTTGATCCGGCTCCTGAGCAGTGATGTGTTCAGGAGCTTTAGGAAAAAGGGGTTCCTTCACAAACTGAAGaataaaaacatccaaaaaccAGGTAATTTATTCTCACTTATTTACTAAATTTCCACCTAAAGCACGTCGGATGGTTCTTTTTCTTACACAGAACATTAGAGTTTGAAATCTCCTGTCTCCGGTCATCACTCTGGAGCGGTGCAATACCTCCACAGGCATGTCATGACGTCGCCATACTGCATCAATCTGCATGAATGTTTCTCCAGATGCTTCAGACTGAAGATTCTGAGGAACAACAGTTGCTCCTGCtgtggttctgtggttctgttgTTCCAGATGTTGCAGAAGCATTATAGAGGTGCTGCTCAGGGTCCTGCAGAATCTGGTCAGTTCTGGGACTTCTGTGCTCTGGTCTTAGcttttatcacatttaaaaattCTAAACGACCATCTTTTTTCTGACAGGGTGTAGTATTTCTAGATGTATTTACTGGAAATATTACCGTCACTGCTTACGTTGAACTTTAATGTAAGTCAAACCGAGAAAAAGATCTAGGTACTGCGTCACCAGAGTACTGCTGCCCCAGGTTCTGCATCCCTGAATGACTGTTTAACTGAAGTTCTGCAAAATGGAAGTGTGGCTGGAACGTTGGTGCAGAGGACGAATGAATAAAGCTGAATGATACTACTGAATACTTCAGCACGGCCAAATCCTGAGTTGGTCATTGATTATGAACTCTGGCAGTTGTTAGCTGAATTCTAACGGCTGTTCCCAAGATTTATTTTGCTCAAATCGCTAATTCAGCAAAAAAACTTGTGCTTGGTTTTGAatttttttcatgttctgtgtaccacacacacacgcacgcacgcacgcacccacacacacacagcaggcctagacaggaggaggacagagtgTAGGTACACAGAACATCAGAGGGTCAAATGTGCGAGAAAATGAGAGCAGACAATGTTGACAATGTTGCAACATTGTCTGGGAACCGCGggtgcagaaacacaacagcttTGCCACTGTGGTTTACTGTCACAACCGATCAAGATGGCCAAAAGGAACTCTGCGCAGAGGGCCCTGGAATCGATTTTGGAAGATAGAGAAGTTTTGGGTGATGATGTAGAAGAAGAGGTTTCAGAATTTGAGGATCACATTTCTGAAAATTCAGAGTCTGACAGTGACTCTGAAGATGATGAGATTGAGCATCAGCCAGTTCCAAAACAAAGACGAGCCCCAGGACCAGGCCGTCAGCAGCCAGCCCCAGGACCAGAACAAGCCAGTCAGCATGGTGGGGAAATATGGATGTCAAAAAATTCTGAAATCGAATGGTCTTCTCGGCCAAGAAAAGGGCCCCCCCACAAGGCTGCC comes from the Takifugu rubripes chromosome 7, fTakRub1.2, whole genome shotgun sequence genome and includes:
- the adam15 gene encoding disintegrin and metalloproteinase domain-containing protein 12 isoform X6, translating into MSQAAFILLLCACAECLSAGSLNAPQGEEGLHPDGTSTSGLKGVDKWRRPLLDRTRPFAVINRQKRSLMEALQDGHPDRLQCGLEVSGRLFILNLEKNRDLLPNPPNIFYYLPNGTGVSVRAGPVTHCYYHGSVLGFPESRVAVSTCSGLRGVVTINSSLAFEVQPLEDYNHPQEDVGEVGGGSGGGSDQDLHLLFSTDTSEGNGARSCGVSHAAVPPIHSSSHMRRSKRDILSETKYIELVLVADHQEFLNFQRNNKTIIYRLLDVANQVDWYYRPLNVRVALTGMEIWSDQDKISVEKNPTSTLNNFLEWRTRDLLPRFRHDNAQLIMGGSFDGTTVGMASQSSMCSRDRSGGVSVDHLVSVLGVASTIAHELGHNLGMSHDTAERRCACQNEPRLGGCIMEPSTGFLPGQQFSSCSAADLSVSLLHGGGMCLFNMPRPERLLGGPRCGNLYVEKGEQCDCGLIQDCKDPCCNASTCQLVPGAQCSSDGICCHNCKLRLAGSVCRQPLGECDLPEFCTGTSPHCPPNVFLQNGEPCQSSTSFCHGGVCANMNTQCQMLWGPNATSAPDVCFSSVNKQGNKYGNCGQLTNGSYIPCAAADVHCGRIQCRGGRERPLLGTNAEILTTTFNHTSLVCRGTFFHLADDVSDPATVAQGTTCGPGKACLDQKCTDVSVFGVDDCRSKCHHHGVCNSNRNCHCDVGWAPPDCRSSGLGGSVDSGPATAAAESDPVRAALLVIFFLVLPLVLFFLVLRLPRVRRQLAFITANSLMHKSRRHNRTASGQRADGRNGEQVHPLRYHLNPPTDIALSPPHKELSQPSQPRPVVPIKPCQLPPLSHPHVPPGPSHPTTKPSLQAVASAAPIRRPPVPPIRPNNPWKVDKSFV
- the adam15 gene encoding disintegrin and metalloproteinase domain-containing protein 12 isoform X7 gives rise to the protein MSQAAFILLLCACAECLSAGSLNAPQGEEGLHPDGTSTSGLKGVDKWRRPLLDRTRPFAVINRQKRSLMEALQDGHPDRLQCGLEVSGRLFILNLEKNRDLLPNPPNIFYYLPNGTGVSVRAGPVTHCYYHGSVLGFPESRVAVSTCSGLRGVVTINSSLAFEVQPLEDYNHPQEDVGEVGGGSGGGSDQDLHLLFSTDTSEGNGARSCGVSHAAVPPIHSSSHMRRSKRDILSETKYIELVLVADHQEFLNFQRNNKTIIYRLLDVANQVDWYYRPLNVRVALTGMEIWSDQDKISVEKNPTSTLNNFLEWRTRDLLPRFRHDNAQLIMGGSFDGTTVGMASQSSMCSRDRSGGVSVDHLVSVLGVASTIAHELGHNLGMSHDTAERRCACQNEPRLGGCIMEPSTGFLPGQQFSSCSAADLSVSLLHGGGMCLFNMPRPERLLGGPRCGNLYVEKGEQCDCGLIQDCKDPCCNASTCQLVPGAQCSSDGICCHNCKLRLAGSVCRQPLGECDLPEFCTGTSPHCPPNVFLQNGEPCQSSTSFCHGGVCANMNTQCQMLWGPNATSAPDVCFSSVNKQGNKYGNCGQLTNGSYIPCAAADVHCGRIQCRGGRERPLLGTNAEILTTTFNHTSLVCRGTFFHLADDVSDPATVAQGTTCGPGKACLDQKCTDVSVFGVDDCRSKCHHHGVCNSNRNCHCDVGWAPPDCRSSGLGGSVDSGPATAAAESDPVRAALLVIFFLVLPLVLFFLVLRLPRVRRQLAFITANSLMHKSRRHNRTASGQRADGRNGEQVHPLRYHLNPPTDIALSPPHKEQVHQRPAPPTKPLPPDPALTPPPQHPAPPHQASSPRSLCSAAGDSTSSTHQAPPP
- the adam15 gene encoding disintegrin and metalloproteinase domain-containing protein 12 isoform X8, with protein sequence MSQAAFILLLCACAECLSAGSLNAPQGEEGLHPDGTSTSGLKGVDKWRRPLLDRTRPFAVINRQKRSLMEALQDGHPDRLQCGLEVSGRLFILNLEKNRDLLPNPPNIFYYLPNGTGVSVRAGPVTHCYYHGSVLGFPESRVAVSTCSGLRGVVTINSSLAFEVQPLEDYNHPQEDVGEVGGGSGGGSDQDLHLLFSTDTSEGNGARSCGVSHAAVPPIHSSSHMRRSKRDILSETKYIELVLVADHQEFLNFQRNNKTIIYRLLDVANQVDWYYRPLNVRVALTGMEIWSDQDKISVEKNPTSTLNNFLEWRTRDLLPRFRHDNAQLIMGGSFDGTTVGMASQSSMCSRDRSGGVSVDHLVSVLGVASTIAHELGHNLGMSHDTAERRCACQNEPRLGGCIMEPSTGFLPGQQFSSCSAADLSVSLLHGGGMCLFNMPRPERLLGGPRCGNLYVEKGEQCDCGLIQDCKDPCCNASTCQLVPGAQCSSDGICCHNCKLRLAGSVCRQPLGECDLPEFCTGTSPHCPPNVFLQNGEPCQSSTSFCHGGVCANMNTQCQMLWGPNATSAPDVCFSSVNKQGNKYGNCGQLTNGSYIPCAAADVHCGRIQCRGGRERPLLGTNAEILTTTFNHTSLVCRGTFFHLADDVSDPATVAQGTTCGPGKACLDQKCTDVSVFGVDDCRSKCHHHGVCNSNRNCHCDVGWAPPDCRSSGLGGSVDSGPATAAAESDPVRAALLVIFFLVLPLVLFFLVLRLPRVRRQLAFITANSLMHKSRRHNRTASGQRADGRNGEQVHPLRYHLNPPTDIALSPPHKEVHQRPAPPTKPLPPDPALTPPPQHPAPPHQASSPRSLCSAAGDSTSSTHQAPPP
- the adam15 gene encoding disintegrin and metalloproteinase domain-containing protein 15 isoform X3 — its product is MSQAAFILLLCACAECLSAGSLNAPQGEEGLHPDGTSTSGLKGVDKWRRPLLDRTRPFAVINRQKRSLMEALQDGHPDRLQCGLEVSGRLFILNLEKNRDLLPNPPNIFYYLPNGTGVSVRAGPVTHCYYHGSVLGFPESRVAVSTCSGLRGVVTINSSLAFEVQPLEDYNHPQEDVGEVGGGSGGGSDQDLHLLFSTDTSEGNGARSCGVSHAAVPPIHSSSHMRRSKRDILSETKYIELVLVADHQEFLNFQRNNKTIIYRLLDVANQVDWYYRPLNVRVALTGMEIWSDQDKISVEKNPTSTLNNFLEWRTRDLLPRFRHDNAQLIMGGSFDGTTVGMASQSSMCSRDRSGGVSVDHLVSVLGVASTIAHELGHNLGMSHDTAERRCACQNEPRLGGCIMEPSTGFLPGQQFSSCSAADLSVSLLHGGGMCLFNMPRPERLLGGPRCGNLYVEKGEQCDCGLIQDCKDPCCNASTCQLVPGAQCSSDGICCHNCKLRLAGSVCRQPLGECDLPEFCTGTSPHCPPNVFLQNGEPCQSSTSFCHGGVCANMNTQCQMLWGPNATSAPDVCFSSVNKQGNKYGNCGQLTNGSYIPCAAADVHCGRIQCRGGRERPLLGTNAEILTTTFNHTSLVCRGTFFHLADDVSDPATVAQGTTCGPGKACLDQKCTDVSVFGVDDCRSKCHHHGVCNSNRNCHCDVGWAPPDCRSSGLGGSVDSGPATAAAESDPVRAALLVIFFLVLPLVLFFLVLRLPRVRRQLAFITANSLMHKSRRHNRTASGQRADGRNGEQVHPLRYHLNPPTDIALSPPHKEQVHQRPAPPTKPLPPDPALTPPPQLSQPSQPRPVVPIKPCQLPPLSHPHVPPGPSHPTTKPSLQAVASAAPIRRPPVPPIRPNNPWKVDKSFV
- the adam15 gene encoding disintegrin and metalloproteinase domain-containing protein 15 isoform X1, whose translation is MSQAAFILLLCACAECLSAGSLNAPQGEEGLHPDGTSTSGLKGVDKWRRPLLDRTRPFAVINRQKRSLMEALQDGHPDRLQCGLEVSGRLFILNLEKNRDLLPNPPNIFYYLPNGTGVSVRAGPVTHCYYHGSVLGFPESRVAVSTCSGLRGVVTINSSLAFEVQPLEDYNHPQEDVGEVGGGSGGGSDQDLHLLFSTDTSEGNGARSCGVSHAAVPPIHSSSHMRRSKRDILSETKYIELVLVADHQEFLNFQRNNKTIIYRLLDVANQVDWYYRPLNVRVALTGMEIWSDQDKISVEKNPTSTLNNFLEWRTRDLLPRFRHDNAQLIMGGSFDGTTVGMASQSSMCSRDRSGGVSVDHLVSVLGVASTIAHELGHNLGMSHDTAERRCACQNEPRLGGCIMEPSTGFLPGQQFSSCSAADLSVSLLHGGGMCLFNMPRPERLLGGPRCGNLYVEKGEQCDCGLIQDCKDPCCNASTCQLVPGAQCSSDGICCHNCKLRLAGSVCRQPLGECDLPEFCTGTSPHCPPNVFLQNGEPCQSSTSFCHGGVCANMNTQCQMLWGPNATSAPDVCFSSVNKQGNKYGNCGQLTNGSYIPCAAADVHCGRIQCRGGRERPLLGTNAEILTTTFNHTSLVCRGTFFHLADDVSDPATVAQGTTCGPGKACLDQKCTDVSVFGVDDCRSKCHHHGVCNSNRNCHCDVGWAPPDCRSSGLGGSVDSGPATAAAESDPVRAALLVIFFLVLPLVLFFLVLRLPRVRRQLAFITANSLMHKSRRHNRTASGQRADGRNGEQVHPLRYHLNPPTDIALSPPHKEQVHQRPAPPTKPLPPDPALTPPPQLLVTRPAPPTKPLPPDPVKPAQLSQPSQPRPVVPIKPCQLPPLSHPHVPPGPSHPTTKPSLQAVASAAPIRRPPVPPIRPNNPWKVDKSFV